From a single Desulfatirhabdium butyrativorans DSM 18734 genomic region:
- a CDS encoding virulence RhuM family protein — MTDLPAATPRSELLIYQTEDGRTRIQVRLEDETVWLTQADMAWLFQTTPQNITLHLKNIFQEGELDERGTCKDFLQVQAEGGRQVHRSRKFYNLDAIISVGYRIKSHVATRFRQWATQRLREYIVKGFTLDDERLKQAGGGNYFDELLARIRDIRSSEKVFWRKVLDIYATSIDYDPDTDISRDFFAVVQNKMHWAAHGHTAAEIIAARADADKPNMGLTSWTVARPRQADSEIAKNYLTMEELDTLNRLVTIYLDFAELQALSRRPMYMKDWVAKLDEFLKVSERDILTHSGKVSYEAALEKARIEYEKFRKRALEEPSPVERHFVEAVNELKKLENHKPRTTRKTRKDLTK, encoded by the coding sequence ATGACTGACCTTCCCGCCGCCACCCCCCGCTCCGAACTCCTGATCTACCAGACCGAAGACGGCCGCACCCGTATTCAGGTCCGACTGGAGGACGAAACGGTCTGGCTGACGCAGGCTGATATGGCTTGGCTTTTTCAGACCACGCCTCAAAACATCACTCTCCATCTCAAAAATATCTTTCAGGAAGGGGAGTTGGACGAGAGGGGAACCTGTAAGGATTTCTTACAAGTTCAAGCAGAGGGGGGAAGGCAGGTTCACCGAAGCCGCAAATTCTACAATCTGGATGCCATTATTTCCGTGGGCTACCGCATCAAGAGCCATGTGGCCACCCGCTTCCGGCAGTGGGCCACCCAGCGCCTTCGGGAATACATCGTCAAGGGGTTCACTCTCGATGACGAGCGGCTCAAGCAGGCCGGCGGCGGAAACTATTTCGATGAACTGCTCGCCCGCATCCGGGATATCCGTTCCTCGGAAAAGGTCTTCTGGCGCAAGGTGCTCGATATTTACGCCACCAGCATCGACTATGATCCCGACACCGACATCAGCCGGGATTTTTTCGCCGTGGTGCAAAACAAGATGCACTGGGCAGCCCACGGGCATACCGCTGCCGAGATCATCGCCGCCCGCGCCGATGCCGACAAACCCAACATGGGTTTGACCTCATGGACAGTTGCAAGACCCAGGCAGGCCGACAGCGAGATCGCTAAGAATTATCTGACCATGGAAGAGTTGGACACCCTCAATCGGCTGGTCACCATTTACCTCGATTTTGCCGAGCTTCAGGCTTTGAGCCGAAGGCCCATGTACATGAAGGACTGGGTCGCCAAGCTGGACGAGTTCCTCAAAGTCAGCGAAAGGGATATCCTCACCCATTCGGGTAAGGTCAGCTACGAGGCGGCCCTTGAGAAAGCAAGGATTGAATATGAGAAATTCCGCAAGCGTGCACTGGAAGAGCCTTCACCCGTGGAGCGGCACTTTGTCGAGGCGGTCAACGAATTGAAGAAATTGGAAAATCATAAACCACGAACCACACGAAAAACGCGAAAGGATCTCACAAAATGA
- a CDS encoding acyl-CoA dehydrogenase, which yields MAQDVSDRKDMEFVLYDVLDIETLLKTLKFDGITRKTLDMLITEARNLALKELLPINAIGDQQGCRYENGSVRVPEAFHRAFQKYREGDWITLADDPEVGGQGMPVSVSLAVAEYFNAANCSFCMYPGLCHGAGKLIEIFGTEEQKKLYLPNMYSGKWGGSMLLTEPNAGSDVGALTTTAVPNPDGTYSISGNKIFITAGDQDLTENIIHPVLARIEGAPAGTAGISLFIVPKIWVNPDGSLGEPNDIVCTGIEEKMGIHGSATCSMSLGAKGKCRGVLLGEKNKGMRVMFHLMNEARLGVGLQAFAMASAAYRHAAQYARERVQGRSLLSMMDPAAPAVTIVHHPDVRRMLLSMKAFVEGMRTLIYYVGYCFDRKASETDPQLADLYNGMIEVLTPVVKAYCSERAFDVCTQAVQVHGGYGYTREYPVEQLLRDCKITSIYEGTNGIQAMDLLGRKLGMKKGAYFMRFISEMQKTAQEAKAYAGLSDLCERVDKAVNRFAETAMNLGLSAMSEKVQTAFAFAHPFLMVTGDILLAWFHLWRAKTAAAKLEQITGKPDEQAWKSAAETSKPAAQAYGIIQTAHYFIRTEIPITLGRMEAINDGCPAAVEIPEAAFI from the coding sequence ATGGCCCAAGATGTTTCCGACCGAAAAGACATGGAATTCGTTCTTTACGATGTCCTCGACATCGAGACCCTGCTGAAAACCCTCAAATTCGATGGGATCACCCGAAAAACCCTCGACATGCTGATCACCGAGGCCAGAAACCTCGCCCTGAAGGAGCTTTTGCCGATCAACGCCATCGGAGACCAACAGGGGTGCCGATATGAAAATGGTTCGGTTCGTGTGCCCGAAGCCTTTCACCGGGCGTTTCAAAAATACCGGGAAGGCGACTGGATCACGCTCGCAGACGATCCGGAAGTGGGCGGACAGGGCATGCCAGTATCCGTGAGTCTTGCAGTTGCGGAATACTTCAATGCAGCCAACTGCTCCTTCTGCATGTATCCGGGGCTGTGTCACGGCGCAGGCAAGCTCATCGAAATCTTCGGCACCGAAGAGCAAAAGAAGCTCTACCTGCCGAACATGTATTCCGGAAAATGGGGCGGTTCCATGCTCCTTACCGAACCCAACGCCGGAAGCGACGTGGGTGCGCTCACCACAACAGCCGTTCCCAATCCGGACGGCACCTATTCGATCAGCGGTAACAAGATCTTCATCACCGCAGGCGACCAGGACCTCACCGAAAACATCATCCACCCGGTTCTCGCCCGGATCGAAGGCGCACCTGCCGGAACGGCCGGCATATCCCTCTTCATCGTCCCCAAGATCTGGGTGAATCCGGACGGCAGCCTCGGTGAGCCAAACGACATCGTCTGCACCGGCATCGAAGAGAAAATGGGCATTCACGGCAGCGCTACCTGCAGCATGAGTCTGGGCGCCAAGGGGAAGTGCCGTGGGGTGCTGCTGGGCGAGAAGAACAAGGGCATGCGGGTGATGTTTCATCTGATGAACGAGGCAAGGCTCGGCGTCGGGCTTCAAGCCTTCGCCATGGCCTCGGCCGCCTACCGGCATGCGGCCCAATACGCCCGGGAACGGGTTCAGGGAAGAAGCCTGCTGTCCATGATGGATCCGGCGGCACCTGCCGTCACCATCGTCCACCATCCGGATGTGCGGCGGATGCTCCTGTCGATGAAGGCCTTCGTCGAAGGCATGCGCACCCTCATCTATTATGTGGGGTACTGCTTCGACCGCAAGGCGTCCGAAACCGATCCGCAACTGGCCGATCTGTACAACGGCATGATCGAGGTGCTCACCCCGGTCGTCAAGGCCTATTGCTCGGAGCGGGCCTTCGATGTCTGCACCCAGGCCGTCCAGGTGCACGGCGGGTACGGCTACACCCGGGAGTATCCGGTAGAGCAATTGCTGCGGGACTGCAAGATCACGAGCATCTACGAGGGAACCAACGGCATTCAGGCCATGGACCTTTTGGGACGAAAACTCGGAATGAAAAAAGGCGCCTACTTCATGCGCTTCATTTCCGAAATGCAGAAAACCGCCCAGGAAGCCAAAGCCTACGCCGGGCTTTCAGACCTGTGCGAGCGGGTCGATAAGGCCGTCAACCGCTTTGCCGAAACCGCCATGAACCTGGGCCTTTCGGCCATGAGCGAAAAGGTGCAGACGGCATTCGCCTTCGCCCACCCCTTTCTGATGGTGACCGGCGATATCCTGCTGGCCTGGTTCCATCTGTGGCGCGCCAAAACCGCTGCCGCCAAACTGGAGCAGATCACCGGAAAACCGGATGAGCAGGCTTGGAAAAGTGCCGCAGAAACCTCCAAACCGGCGGCTCAAGCCTACGGCATCATCCAAACGGCCCATTATTTCATCCGAACCGAGATCCCCATCACCCTGGGCCGCATGGAAGCCATCAACGACGGCTGCCCGGCGGCAGTGGAGATTCCGGAGGCGGCGTTTATCTGA
- a CDS encoding acyl-CoA dehydrogenase family protein, with protein MVMTGGNPLQVYFGKTHDLVRKSVREFVSKEVTPFIEEWEEAGEIPREIYRKAADVGILGTGFPEEYGGTPGDIFFQIAVWEELMRAGSGGFVAGLGSLNIALPPIVNYGTEEQKQRFIPPVLAGEKIAALAITEPGGGSDVANLETTAVRKGDQYIVNGSKTFITSGRRADQITCAVRTGDAGHGGISLLVIPTDSPGFSVSEKFKKMGWWASDTAQLYFDDCRVPVENLIGKENEGFYIIMSNFQAERLMIAVIANMTAQLAYEAALQYTKERKAFGKTLKSFQVTRHKLVDMATLVEVSREFTYRVAAKIDAGIDQIKEISMAKNFACSVSDKVTYDAVQIFGGYGYMRGYLVERLYRDNRILSIGGGTTEIMKEIISRFIV; from the coding sequence ATGGTCATGACCGGCGGCAATCCGCTTCAGGTCTATTTTGGAAAGACCCACGATCTTGTCCGGAAATCGGTTCGGGAATTCGTCAGCAAGGAAGTGACCCCCTTTATCGAAGAGTGGGAAGAGGCAGGGGAAATCCCGCGGGAAATCTATCGGAAGGCTGCGGATGTCGGCATTCTCGGCACGGGCTTTCCGGAAGAATACGGCGGAACCCCAGGGGACATCTTCTTCCAAATCGCCGTCTGGGAGGAGTTGATGCGGGCAGGCTCCGGCGGGTTTGTTGCCGGGCTTGGCTCGCTCAACATCGCCCTGCCGCCCATCGTCAACTACGGCACGGAAGAGCAGAAGCAGCGCTTCATTCCCCCGGTATTGGCCGGTGAAAAGATTGCGGCTCTTGCCATCACCGAACCGGGTGGCGGGTCCGACGTGGCCAATCTTGAGACGACAGCCGTTCGAAAAGGCGATCAGTACATCGTCAACGGCAGCAAGACCTTCATCACGAGCGGCCGTCGGGCCGATCAGATCACCTGTGCCGTCCGAACCGGAGATGCCGGACATGGCGGCATCAGCCTGCTCGTCATCCCCACGGACAGTCCGGGCTTCAGCGTTTCGGAAAAATTCAAGAAGATGGGCTGGTGGGCGAGCGACACGGCCCAACTGTATTTCGACGACTGCCGGGTACCGGTCGAAAATTTGATCGGAAAGGAAAATGAAGGCTTTTACATCATCATGTCGAATTTCCAGGCCGAGCGGCTGATGATCGCCGTCATCGCCAACATGACAGCCCAGCTCGCCTATGAAGCGGCACTCCAATACACGAAGGAACGGAAAGCCTTCGGAAAGACGCTGAAATCCTTCCAGGTGACCCGGCACAAGCTCGTAGATATGGCCACACTCGTCGAAGTGAGCCGCGAATTCACCTATCGCGTAGCCGCCAAAATCGATGCAGGCATCGATCAGATCAAGGAAATCTCGATGGCCAAGAACTTCGCCTGCTCGGTCAGCGACAAGGTCACCTACGATGCCGTCCAGATCTTCGGCGGCTACGGCTACATGCGCGGCTACCTCGTCGAGCGCCTCTATCGGGACAACCGCATCCTGTCCATCGGCGGCGGTACGACCGAAATCATGAAGGAGATTATTTCGCGATTTATCGTTTGA
- a CDS encoding MaoC/PaaZ C-terminal domain-containing protein, with amino-acid sequence MDTTYADSFIVEGKLSLPYQYFAGRTGSKFIISLRDSKKILGVRCNTCNKVFVPPRSTCERCFADLTQSWVELKDTGVVTGFTVIRYEEPHQPVKPPYILGMILLDGADTPFPHIVKGVPISQMKTGLRVKAVFAKKTTSTIRDIDHFLVDESQKIEIGYTYDELEIGMAATFTKTITETDVYLFAGISGDFNPMHLNEEFAKKTPFGTRIAHGALPQCLIAPVLGMKMPGLGTVALEITTRFRAPTYFGDTITARAEVVEKIEAKRWVRMALTWTNQHGKLVAEGAALVIPPTPLS; translated from the coding sequence ATGGACACCACATACGCCGACAGCTTCATCGTGGAAGGAAAACTCTCCCTTCCCTACCAATATTTCGCCGGAAGAACCGGCAGCAAGTTCATCATCTCGCTCCGGGATTCGAAGAAAATCCTCGGGGTGCGCTGCAACACCTGCAACAAGGTCTTCGTGCCGCCCCGATCGACCTGTGAGCGTTGCTTTGCCGATCTCACCCAAAGCTGGGTCGAGCTCAAGGACACCGGAGTGGTCACCGGATTCACGGTCATCCGCTACGAAGAGCCCCATCAGCCGGTGAAACCGCCGTATATCCTCGGCATGATCCTGCTCGACGGAGCCGATACGCCCTTTCCCCATATCGTCAAGGGCGTTCCCATCAGCCAGATGAAAACCGGGCTCCGGGTGAAGGCCGTTTTCGCCAAAAAGACCACATCCACCATCCGGGACATCGACCATTTTCTGGTGGACGAAAGTCAAAAGATCGAAATCGGCTACACCTACGACGAGCTTGAAATCGGCATGGCGGCCACCTTCACCAAGACCATCACCGAAACCGACGTGTATCTGTTCGCCGGGATTTCGGGGGATTTCAACCCGATGCACCTGAATGAGGAATTTGCCAAGAAGACGCCCTTCGGCACCCGGATCGCCCACGGTGCGCTGCCGCAGTGCCTGATCGCACCGGTTCTCGGCATGAAAATGCCGGGGCTGGGCACCGTGGCCCTCGAGATCACCACCCGTTTCCGGGCGCCTACCTATTTCGGAGACACGATCACCGCCAGGGCGGAAGTCGTCGAAAAGATCGAGGCCAAGCGCTGGGTCCGAATGGCCCTCACCTGGACGAACCAGCACGGAAAACTCGTGGCGGAAGGTGCGGCCCTGGTGATTCCGCCCACACCGCTCTCATAA
- a CDS encoding long-chain-fatty-acid--CoA ligase, translating to MNGGHMNLGQYLDQAVQRYGSAPYLRFYEETLTFADFGRRVDILANKLATLGFQRGDFIHVLVQNSPETLISYFAIQKIGAVAGPINGWWKGPEIEYLLNDSQGVGLIIEDQYVPILKEIRDRCPHLKTVIEVGKDPQPGHIPFASLLEDPDDTPVTCPCEANDTAYIFYTSGTTGNPKGVLLSHRNVIADVEGVTEALHLEAGQTVLCFLPLFHVNAMLTCTFSLGAGITVVLRRAFSASEFWEVVDRYKVNFWSAVPAVYQILLSDPSRQKYDLSSLKFGICGAAPLTQETFTKFQETFNIPIVEGYGLTEATCVSTLNPRDGVRKVGSIGLALPGQQVLIVDEEGRELPPGQAGEIVISGDVVMKGYFNRPEETAATIVNGFLHTGDVGYKDEDGYIFIVDRIKDMIIRGGENIYPKEIDNLLATHPKIQEAATVGVPDPTMGEEVKVFVKALDDSLTEEEVIEYCKQHLAKFKVPKYVEILEDDFPRSPIGKVLKKELRKWGLTPRPKKAKGPEVTVADIFGTMEARVNPEGVQGITANYGYIITGSGGGEWTVCVADGKVKVLEGLHTPNVTTTVSAKDWIDLTLGKLDGMTAFTSGRLKVEGDLGLLTKATKFFKKYTPPSAAGEAEEVREELIVLKQVPSIAQRFATGPVMGKFLKALIDKKILANKCPQCGRLQLPPREVCAECKVRATEWVEVGPEGIITIPDITYYASPDPLTGEIRETPYIAAHFLLDGCKGHETLWHELKPSDIDKAKAGVRVRPVWNEKRTGTINDIRYFEVIE from the coding sequence ATGAACGGAGGACATATGAACCTTGGACAGTATCTGGACCAGGCCGTACAACGGTATGGGTCTGCGCCCTATCTGCGGTTTTACGAGGAAACGCTCACCTTTGCGGATTTCGGCAGGCGGGTCGACATCCTGGCCAACAAACTGGCCACACTCGGCTTCCAGCGCGGGGATTTCATCCATGTGCTGGTTCAGAACAGCCCCGAAACCCTGATCAGCTATTTCGCCATCCAGAAGATCGGCGCCGTGGCGGGCCCCATCAACGGCTGGTGGAAAGGCCCGGAAATCGAATACCTCTTGAACGACTCTCAGGGGGTTGGGCTCATCATCGAAGACCAGTATGTGCCGATCCTGAAGGAGATCCGGGATCGCTGTCCGCATCTGAAGACCGTGATCGAGGTCGGAAAGGATCCGCAGCCCGGCCACATCCCCTTTGCATCGCTTCTCGAAGACCCGGATGACACTCCGGTCACCTGCCCCTGCGAAGCAAACGACACCGCCTACATTTTCTATACATCCGGGACGACGGGAAATCCCAAAGGCGTTCTCCTGTCTCACCGAAACGTCATCGCAGACGTCGAAGGGGTGACGGAGGCGCTGCACCTCGAAGCCGGTCAGACCGTGCTCTGCTTTCTGCCGCTCTTTCACGTAAACGCCATGCTCACCTGCACCTTCAGTCTGGGGGCGGGCATCACGGTGGTGCTGCGCCGGGCCTTCAGCGCATCGGAATTCTGGGAAGTGGTCGACCGGTACAAGGTCAATTTCTGGTCCGCCGTTCCGGCCGTCTATCAGATTCTGCTGAGTGATCCGAGCCGTCAGAAATACGATTTGAGCTCGCTCAAATTCGGGATCTGCGGCGCAGCTCCGCTCACCCAGGAGACCTTCACCAAATTTCAGGAAACCTTCAACATCCCCATTGTCGAAGGCTACGGCCTGACGGAAGCCACCTGTGTCAGCACCCTCAACCCGCGGGACGGAGTTCGCAAGGTCGGATCCATCGGGCTTGCCCTTCCCGGCCAGCAAGTGCTGATCGTGGATGAGGAAGGCCGGGAGCTGCCGCCTGGGCAGGCCGGTGAAATCGTCATTTCGGGCGATGTCGTCATGAAGGGATATTTCAACCGGCCCGAGGAGACGGCTGCCACCATCGTAAACGGTTTTCTGCACACCGGAGATGTCGGCTACAAGGACGAGGACGGATACATTTTTATCGTCGATCGGATCAAGGACATGATCATCCGGGGTGGAGAAAACATCTACCCCAAGGAAATCGACAACCTGCTCGCCACCCACCCCAAGATCCAGGAGGCCGCAACCGTTGGCGTGCCCGACCCGACCATGGGCGAGGAAGTCAAGGTGTTCGTGAAGGCCCTCGATGACAGCCTCACGGAAGAAGAAGTCATCGAATACTGCAAGCAGCATCTTGCCAAATTCAAGGTTCCCAAGTACGTCGAAATTCTGGAAGATGACTTCCCCAGGTCCCCGATCGGAAAGGTCTTGAAGAAGGAGCTGCGCAAATGGGGCCTGACCCCAAGGCCCAAAAAGGCCAAGGGGCCCGAAGTGACGGTAGCGGACATTTTCGGAACGATGGAAGCCCGGGTCAATCCCGAAGGGGTTCAGGGCATCACGGCCAATTATGGCTACATCATCACCGGAAGCGGCGGCGGCGAGTGGACCGTGTGTGTGGCAGACGGCAAGGTCAAGGTCCTCGAAGGGCTCCATACCCCCAACGTCACGACCACCGTTTCGGCAAAGGACTGGATCGATCTCACCCTCGGAAAGCTCGACGGCATGACCGCCTTCACCTCCGGTAGGCTCAAGGTCGAAGGAGATCTGGGTCTGCTGACCAAGGCCACCAAATTCTTCAAGAAATACACTCCGCCCAGCGCAGCGGGGGAAGCCGAAGAAGTGCGGGAGGAGCTCATCGTTCTCAAACAGGTCCCCAGCATCGCCCAGCGGTTCGCCACAGGGCCGGTGATGGGAAAATTCCTGAAGGCCCTGATCGACAAGAAAATCCTCGCCAACAAATGCCCGCAGTGCGGCAGGCTGCAGTTGCCGCCCCGGGAGGTCTGCGCCGAGTGCAAGGTGCGCGCCACCGAATGGGTGGAGGTCGGCCCCGAAGGAATCATCACCATCCCGGATATCACCTATTACGCCAGCCCCGATCCCCTGACCGGCGAAATCCGGGAAACACCGTATATCGCCGCCCACTTTCTGCTTGACGGCTGCAAAGGCCACGAAACCCTGTGGCACGAGCTCAAGCCCTCGGACATCGACAAGGCCAAGGCAGGTGTGCGGGTGCGGCCGGTGTGGAACGAAAAGCGGACAGGGACGATCAACGACATTCGGTATTTCGAGGTGATTGAATAG
- a CDS encoding thiolase C-terminal domain-containing protein, whose protein sequence is MRKNRNVGIVGVGQSVFSSHREEVNQPEMIHEAVVEALQMAGITMADVDCVVHGNMELFEMVHQPDLWHTIGTGAWGKETLRITTGGTTGATLVAAADHLVASGLHDIVLAIGFEKLQEGHTTGGITNMADPLWGRQLQTGALTGMTAAAIIDEFGAERARKAAMTYRILMDKHAMKNEKAHRRLGLEFDQADELAVNSPALVGELRMIHMCSQSDGACAMIFASEETAKQLCPQPAWIRDHITVHREEMFCIFGNAPVLSTHRYAAQKLFARNGITDPLSQIDVFEMYDPSSWWGIDWLREFLMLEGDAHIRMVENHDIAIEGKFPVNPSGGVIASNPIGATAMVRVAEAALQIMGKAGQHQVPKPVNQAMASGFGGTMWTVLFLLTRDIPAMG, encoded by the coding sequence ATGAGAAAGAATCGCAACGTCGGTATCGTCGGCGTCGGTCAGTCGGTATTTTCCAGCCACAGAGAGGAAGTGAACCAGCCGGAGATGATCCACGAGGCCGTCGTCGAAGCCCTTCAGATGGCCGGTATCACCATGGCGGATGTGGATTGCGTGGTTCACGGAAACATGGAGCTCTTCGAAATGGTGCATCAGCCCGATCTGTGGCACACGATCGGCACGGGAGCATGGGGCAAGGAAACCCTGCGGATCACCACCGGCGGCACGACTGGGGCAACCCTCGTGGCTGCAGCCGATCACCTTGTCGCCTCCGGGCTTCACGACATCGTTCTGGCCATCGGTTTCGAGAAACTCCAGGAAGGCCACACCACGGGCGGAATCACGAACATGGCCGATCCGCTCTGGGGAAGACAGCTTCAGACAGGAGCCCTCACCGGCATGACGGCAGCGGCCATCATCGACGAATTCGGCGCCGAGCGTGCCCGGAAAGCAGCGATGACCTACCGCATCCTGATGGACAAGCATGCCATGAAAAACGAAAAGGCCCATCGCAGGCTCGGGCTCGAATTCGACCAGGCCGATGAGCTGGCGGTCAATTCCCCGGCACTGGTCGGCGAGCTTCGGATGATCCACATGTGCAGCCAGAGCGACGGGGCCTGCGCCATGATCTTCGCCTCCGAAGAAACAGCCAAACAGCTCTGTCCCCAACCGGCCTGGATCCGAGACCACATCACCGTTCACCGGGAAGAGATGTTCTGCATTTTCGGCAATGCCCCGGTCCTCTCCACCCACCGCTATGCGGCCCAGAAGCTCTTTGCCCGAAACGGCATCACCGATCCCCTTTCCCAGATCGATGTCTTCGAAATGTACGATCCCTCGAGCTGGTGGGGCATCGACTGGCTCCGCGAATTTCTGATGCTCGAAGGAGACGCTCACATCCGAATGGTGGAAAACCACGACATCGCCATCGAAGGAAAATTCCCGGTCAATCCATCGGGCGGGGTCATCGCTTCCAACCCGATCGGCGCAACGGCCATGGTCCGGGTAGCGGAAGCAGCCCTGCAGATCATGGGAAAAGCCGGTCAGCATCAAGTGCCCAAGCCGGTCAATCAAGCCATGGCTTCGGGATTCGGCGGTACGATGTGGACGGTGCTGTTCTTGTTGACCAGAGACATACCTGCGATGGGCTGA
- a CDS encoding thiolase family protein codes for MSRRVGICAVAQTPFKRDFWEERFQGMALIVLESLLEQTGLKFDEANGIQASISVSDDIFDARTISDNAMTDVLGAHFGCEEKVAQEGAQALYYALAMIQSGHVDTVLVLGHCKESQGQSRNMVTHTAFDPFYTRPVGLDFQAAAGLQAQAYLQKSGIREDQLARIVVRARNNAKRFPLPLEIEPVDPSDVQNSPMLADPIRSLHAYPVTDGAIGMIVAAEERARAICPNPVWITGVGNCMDSFFLGDRDITSNFALEKALERACRRAGIDRPQDAFDVIELSDQYAYQLPLWCEGIGLCPENRMRDWLDADGLDKHHVNLSGGTLAGSPLILGGLSRAASVVLQLMGKAGDAQVDGARRGLAHGVMGPAGQFHTTLVLERDGSGR; via the coding sequence ATGAGCAGACGAGTCGGTATCTGTGCAGTCGCACAAACCCCGTTCAAACGGGATTTTTGGGAAGAGCGCTTTCAGGGGATGGCTCTGATCGTGCTCGAATCGCTTCTCGAACAGACCGGTCTGAAATTCGATGAAGCCAACGGCATTCAGGCCTCCATCAGCGTTTCCGATGACATTTTCGATGCCCGGACCATTTCGGACAACGCCATGACCGATGTGCTGGGCGCGCATTTCGGATGCGAAGAAAAGGTGGCCCAAGAAGGCGCCCAGGCGCTCTACTACGCCCTGGCGATGATCCAGTCGGGGCATGTCGATACGGTTCTGGTGCTGGGGCACTGCAAGGAAAGTCAGGGCCAGAGCCGCAACATGGTCACCCACACGGCCTTCGATCCGTTCTACACCCGGCCGGTAGGGCTGGATTTTCAGGCAGCTGCAGGCCTTCAGGCCCAGGCTTACCTGCAGAAATCCGGTATTCGGGAAGATCAACTCGCCCGCATCGTCGTTCGGGCCAGAAACAATGCCAAACGTTTTCCGCTTCCGCTCGAAATCGAGCCTGTGGATCCATCCGATGTCCAGAACTCCCCGATGCTGGCCGACCCCATCCGCAGCCTCCACGCCTATCCCGTCACAGACGGTGCGATCGGCATGATCGTCGCTGCGGAAGAGCGGGCCCGTGCCATCTGCCCCAACCCGGTCTGGATCACGGGTGTCGGCAACTGCATGGACAGCTTTTTCCTGGGAGACCGGGACATCACTTCCAATTTCGCCCTCGAGAAGGCACTGGAAAGAGCCTGCCGCAGGGCTGGCATCGATCGGCCTCAGGACGCCTTCGATGTGATCGAGCTCTCCGACCAGTACGCCTACCAGCTTCCCCTCTGGTGTGAAGGCATCGGCCTGTGCCCCGAAAACCGGATGCGGGATTGGCTCGATGCCGACGGCCTCGACAAACACCATGTCAACCTTTCCGGAGGAACGCTGGCCGGCTCCCCGCTCATTCTCGGGGGACTTTCCCGTGCAGCATCCGTTGTCCTCCAATTGATGGGAAAAGCGGGCGATGCCCAGGTCGACGGCGCCAGACGAGGCCTTGCCCACGGGGTCATGGGACCTGCCGGACAGTTTCATACCACACTCGTTCTCGAACGAGACGGATCAGGGAGGTAA
- a CDS encoding PHP domain-containing protein: MLLRGALHVHTTCSDGELTIEQVIQVYESLHFDFIALTDHDYLLRSGAYDRIDDIQTNLLVFRGIELTVFEKGYVHVNRIEGEEERLFVFNHPSELGLSIEKVIERIETLRSRMPLDAIEITSRGFKTPEYDTEDIDLVKVATDDAHTRLGCGRAWIEMECRKDRDAILRAIRKGDFWNCYA; this comes from the coding sequence ATGCTGCTTCGGGGCGCCCTGCACGTCCACACGACCTGCTCGGACGGCGAGCTTACCATCGAGCAAGTCATCCAAGTTTACGAAAGCCTGCATTTCGATTTCATCGCCTTGACGGATCACGACTACCTGCTGCGATCCGGGGCTTATGACCGGATCGATGACATTCAGACGAATCTTCTGGTGTTCCGGGGAATCGAATTGACGGTGTTTGAAAAAGGCTATGTCCACGTGAACCGGATCGAGGGGGAAGAAGAGCGGTTGTTCGTCTTTAACCATCCATCGGAACTTGGGCTTTCGATCGAAAAAGTCATCGAACGCATCGAAACCCTGCGTTCCCGAATGCCCCTGGATGCCATCGAAATCACCTCCCGGGGATTCAAGACCCCGGAATACGACACGGAAGACATCGATCTGGTGAAGGTCGCTACAGACGACGCCCATACCCGTCTGGGATGCGGCAGAGCCTGGATCGAAATGGAGTGCCGGAAAGACAGGGATGCTATTTTGCGGGCGATCCGGAAAGGGGATTTCTGGAATTGCTATGCCTGA